In Streptomyces sp. NBC_00683, the DNA window GCCCTCTTCGAGGAGACCCGCGCCAAGGCCGCCCAGGCCGCCGCGGACTTCGAGACGAACCTCGCCAAGCGCCGCGAGCAGTCGGAGCGCGACCTCGCGTCCCGTCAGGCGAAGGCCGAGAAGCGTCTGGCCGAGATCGAGCACCGCGCCGAGCAGCTCCGCCTCGAGGCCGAGAAGCTCCGCACGGACGCCGAGCGCCGGGCCCGCCAGACGGTGGAGACCGCGCAGCGCCAGGCCGAGGACATCGTCGCCGACGCGAACGCGAAGGCCGACCGGATCCGCAGCGAGTCCGAGCGCGAGCTGGCGGCGCTCACCAACCGCCGCGACTCGATCAACGCTCAGCTGACCAACGTCCGCGAGATGCTGGCGACGCTGACCGGTGCCGCCGTGGCCGCCGCGGGCTCCCCCGCGGACGAGGAGCCCGCCTCCCGAGGCGTCCCGGCCCAGCAGACCCGCTGACCCGTCTGTACATCAGCTGTACCCCTTGCGCGCCCGGTTCCGCCTTTGTGGTGGCGCCGGGCGCGCGGGCGTTCTAGCGTGAACGCATGATCGAGCTCGACGGCCTCACCAAGCGCTTCGGCAACAAGGTTGCCGTCGACCATTTGTCATGCCAGGTCAGACCAGGAATGGTGACGGGGTTCCTCGGCCCGAACGGGGCGGGCAAGTCCACCACCATGCGCATGATGCTCGACCTCGACAATCCGACCAGCGGTTCCGTGCGCATCGACGGCAAGCACTACCGCGAGCTGCAGGAGCCGCTGAAGCACATCGGGGCACTGCTTGACGCCAAGTCGATGCACGGCGGGCGCAGCGCGTACAACAATCTCCTCTGTCTCGCACAGAGCAATCGCATCCCCACGAGCCGGGTCTCCCACGTGCTCGACACTGTCGGCCTCAGCGCGGTGGCGAACAAGAAGTCCAAGGGTTTCTCCCTCGGTATGGGCCAGCGGCTGGGAATCGCGGCGGCGCTGCTCGGTGATCCCGAGATCCTGATGTTCGACGAACCGGTCAACGGTCTGGACCCCGAGGGAATTCACTGGATCCGTAATCTGATGAAGGCCCTCGCCTCGGAAGGCCGGACGATCTTCGTTTCCTCCCATCTGATGAGCGAAATGGCTCTCACCGCGGATCACTTGATCGTGATCGGCCAGGGCAGGCTGCTCGCCGACACCTCCATGGCCGACTTCATCCATGAGAACTCCCGCAGTTATGTGCGGATGCGTTCCCCGGAGCAGGAGAGGCTGCGCGACGCGCTGCACGCCGAGGGCATCGTGGCGGTCGAGTCGGGCAACGGCACGCTGGAGATCGACGGCGCCACCACGGAGAAGCTCGGCGAGTTCGCCGCCCGGCACGGGTTCGTCCTGCACGAGCTCAGCTCCCAGCGGGCGTCGCTGGAGGAGGCCTTCATGCAGATGACGGCGGGCTCCGTGGAGTACCACGCACATTCCGACCGGGACGAGGAGCAGCCCCCGCCCGTGGGCCCGCACTGGGGCGACCAGTGGAACCAGCAGCCCGGCAGCGTTGCTCCCGGCGACGAAGCGAAGGGGGTGTGACGGCGATGGCATCGGTGCCCGCGGTCCTCAACTCCGAATGGACCAAGATCCGTACGGTCTCCTCGACCACCTGGACCCTGATCTCCGCGTTCGCCGTCACCGTCGCGATGGGGGCGGCGCTCAGCGCGTTGCTGAACGCCCAGTTCGACGACCTGTCCGATGCGGAGCGCGCCACGTTCGACCCGACGTTCGTCGGTTTCTCCGGGATGATCCTCGGCCAGCTCGCGATGGTCGTCTTCGGTGTCCTGGTGGTCGGCACCGAGTACAGCTCCGGCATGATCCGCACCTCGCTCGCGGCCGTACCGCAGCGGGGCTCGTTCCTGTTCAGCAAGATCGCGGTGGCCGGCCTCCTGGCCCTGGTGGTCGGCCTCGCCACCAGTTTCGTGACCTTCTTCCTGAGCCAGGCCCTGCTGGGCGACCACCGTACGGAGATCGGCGCGGACAACGTGCTGCGCGCGGTCTTCGGCGGCGGGCTCTACATGGGCCTGATCGCGATCTTCTCCATGGGCGTGGCCACGATGCTGCGCAGTTCGATGCTCTCGCTCGGCATCCTGATGCCCTTCTTCTTCCTCGTCTCGCAGATCCTGTCGGCGGTCCCGGGTGCCAAGAGCGTGGCCCGCTACTTCCCCGACCAGGCCGGATCCAAGATCATGCAGGTGGTTCCGGACGCCATGAACAGCGATCCGGCACCGTACGGGCCGTGGGGCGGGCTCGGCATCATGGCCCTGTGGGTGGTGGCGGCGGTGGCCGGCGGCTACCTCGTGCTCAAGCACCGGGACGCGTAGGCCCGGGGCCGTCGGCCCCGCGAAGATCCGATGTTCCGCACAACGACTTGGCCGGAACCGTCACGGCCTGGTTATCCTCCTAACTCTTACGGGGGCGTGCGGCCGGGTGGCCTGGGCCCCGACCGACAGATAAGTCGATGGGGCTGGAGAATGATCGAGGCAGTCGGCCTGACGAAGCGCTATGGCGCCAAGACAGCCGTGTACAACCTTTCCTTTCAGGTGCGGCCGGGGGCTGTCACGGGGTTCCTCGGTCCCAACGGGTCGGGCAAGTCCACGACCATGCGCATGATGCTCGGCCTGGACCGGCCGACCGCGGGACACGTGACGATCGGCGGCCACGCCTTCCGCAGCCTGCCGAACGCACCGCGCCAGGTGGGCGCGCTGCTCGACGCCAAGGCCGTGCACGGCGGGCGCAGCGCCCGTAACCACCTCCTGTCGCTGGCCCAGCTGGCCGGGATCCCGAGCGCCCGGGTGGACGAGGTCCTCGGTGTCGTCGGTCTGCAGGACGTCGCGAAGAAGCGGTCCAAGGGCTTCTCCCTCGGCATGGGGCAGCGGCTCGGCATCGCGGCGGCGCTGCTCGGCGACCCCCAGGTGCTCCTCTTCGACGAGCCGGTCAACGGTCTCGACCCCGAGGGCATCCTCTGGGTCCGCAACCTCATGAAGCAGCTGGCCTCCGAGGGCCGCACGGTCTTCGTGTCCAGCCACCTGATGAGCGAGATGGCGGTCACCGCCGACCATCTGATCGTGATCGGGCGGGGCCAGCTGCTCTCCGACATGAGCGTCACGGACTTCATCTCGGCCAACTCCGCGGACTTCGCCCGGGTCCGGGTTCCCGCGGACGCGCCGGAGCAGCGGGAGAAGCTGACCGCCTCGCTGACGGAGGCGGGCGGCCAGGTCATGTCGGAGCCGGACGGGGCCCTGCGGGTCACCGGGCTCCAGCTGCCCCGCATCAGCGATCTGGCGCATTCCTCGGACGTCCGGCTGTGGGAGCTCTCGCCGCACCAGGCATCCCTGGAGGAGGCGTACATGCGGATGACGCAGGGCGCCGTGGACTACCGCTCGACGGCCGACGCGAAGGTGGGACTCCAGCAGCCGCCGCCCGGGTACGGGCCTCAGCCGGGCTACGGGCAGCAGCCGGGGTACGGGGGCTACGGGCAGCAGCCCGGCCATCCGCAGCAGCCTCCGGTGGATGTGCCGCAGCAGGGCTGGTACGCACCGCCGCCGCCGGGACAGAACCCGTACGCCGCCGCTCCCGCGCCGGCGCCCGCTCCGGCTCCGGCGCCCGCTCCGGCCGCCCCCGCAGACCTGACCAAGAGCGAGACCAGCGAGGACTCCCGATGACTACGCCGGCAACCCCGCCGTCCCCGCAGGCACCCCAGGCGCCCTACCAGCAGCCGCACCAGCCGCCGGCCCAGCAGAACTGGCAGGGCGGCGGCCCGGTCGGCCAGTACGCCTCGCCGATTCCCGTGCGGCGTCCCGGCCTGGGCGACGCGATCGCCTCCGAGTGGACGAAGATCCGCTCCGTCCGCTCCACGATGTGGACGCTCGGCGTGATGATCGTGCTGCTGCTCGGCATCGGGCTGCTGTCCGCGTTCGCCGTCAGTGCCTCGGACGCCGATCTCGGCGAAACCCCCGTGCTCAGCCTCGGCTTCTTCGGGGTGCTGCTCGGTTCGATCTGCGTGATCACCCTCGGGGTGCTGACCATCGCATCCGAGTACGGCACGGGAATGATCCGAACGACGCTGACCGCCTGCCCCAGCCGGGCGCGGGTGCTGATCGCGAAGTCGATCGTCTTCTTCCTGCTCTCCTTCACCATCACCACCGTCACGACCGGAATCGTCGGGCTGCTGCAGACGGCCATGCTGGACGGCGGAACGCCCAGCGGCAGCGACTGGCTGCGCGCCACGGTGGGTGTCGGCCTCTACATCGCGACGCTCGGGCTGCTCTCGCTCGCGCTCGGTGCGCTCATCCGGCACTCCGCGGGCGCGATCACGATCATGATCGCGGTGGTGCTGCTGCCGCTCGTGCTGGCGATGTTCATGTTCTCCGAGACGCTGGCCGACCTCCAGCAGGCGCTCTTCGAGTACTCGATCCCCAGCCAGCTCAGCGCGTTCTACGGTGAGTCGATGACCTCGTCGGGGCCGACCGGCTGGGACCCGCTGTGGATCATCCTCGGCGTGACCGCGGTGGCCATGGCCGGCGCCTTCGCCTCCCTGGACCGCCGCGACGTGTGACGCGCGCTCCGCGCGGTCAGTAGCGTGGTGCGTTCCTGGACCGCTGCACCCTCGTGGTGCGGCGGTCCTTCGCGTTCCAGCAGGCCTTGTGCCAGTGCCTGCGGTCGTCGATCCCGCCGAACTCCGGCCAGGCGACGAGGTGCGGCACACCGGACGGGATCTCCTGGTCGCAGCCGGGGCAGCGGTAGCGCTTGCCCATCGCGCTCGCCCCGCTCACCGGACGCACCGACCACTCCTCGCCCTGCCAGCTCTCGGTGTCTCCGCCCCCGCCGTACCGCTCCGCCGCCTCGCGTGCGTTACCGGTGGGACTCTCGCCGCCTCGGGGGCGGTTGCGGCGCGGGGACACGTGACACCTCACGGGGCGGTACGGGCAGATCCCATCCAGCGTAGGCCCATCGGAAGAGCCTTCGCGTCCGGTTGTGGCGTGAGTGCACCCGCGAGACGGGTGGGTTACCGGAAAATCGCAACAACTTCTCTCCGGACCGTGCCTTTGGCACGTGTCAGACGTTGTTGCGGGTAGGGGGAGCCGCGTCGGCCGCAAGGAGGCAATAGGCGATGCGCGTGGGAACATTCGTACTGGCAGCCCAGTTTCCGGGCCAGGGACAGGGAGAAGCCCTGCACCGGGCCGTCCGGTCCGCCGAGGTCGCGGAGGATTCCGGACTCGATTCGGTCTGGCTGGCCGAACATCATTTCGTGCCGTACGGGGTCTGCCCGTCGGCCGTGACACTGGCCGCGCTGCTGCTCGGCCGCACCCGCAGAATCCGCGTGGGTACGGCGGTGAGCGTGCTGCCGTCCCAGCATCCAGTCGCGCTCGGCGAGCAGGCGGCGCTGCTGCACCTGACCAGCAGCGGCCGCTTCACGCTGGGCGTGGGGCGCGGCGGGCCCTGGGTGGATCTGGAGGTGTTCGGAGGCGGCCTCGACGCGTACGAGAAGGGCTTCCCCGAATCGCTGGAGCTGCTGCTCGACTGGCTGGGCAAACCGCGGGTGGCAGGTCGGGGGGAGCGCTACGACTTCCGGGAGGTGGCGGTCGTGCCCCGGGCGGACGAGCTCCTCGGGGACGGTCCGGCGGGCCCCGAGGTGATCGTGGCCTGCACCTCCCCGAAAAGCGTGAAACTCGCCGCTGAGAAGGGTTTGCCCATGCTTCTCGGAATGCATTGCGGCGATGAGGAGAAGGCCGACATGGTCGCCCTGTGGCGGTCGGCAGCCCGGGAGGCCGGCCAGCCGGCGGACGTGGTGGAGACGGTCGGACATGTGTCCGCAGGGGTGGCCCAGATCGCGGACCGTCCCGCCGACGCGGTGGAGACCCTCGTGAAGGCGATGCCGGGATGGCTGCGGCAGGGCCTCGACGCCCATGTGACGGTCGACGGCAGGCACCGGGTGATGCGCGACCCCGTCGCGTACACGGAGTTCCTGTGCGGTCTGCATCCGGTGGGTCCGCCCCGGCTCGCGGCCGACCGGCTCGCGGCCACGGCGGAGCGCACGGGCATCACCCGCTTCGCGCTCCTGGTGGAGGGCTCGGGCGATCTCGCGGCGACGGAGGAGAACGTGCAACGGCTGGGCACCGAAGTGCTGCCGTTGCTGAAGTGATCCGTTCATACAGGTTGTCCTGGTGGTGCGGTGGTGCGGTGGTACGGGAGCTGCCGCCCCGGAGCCAGTTGCACCTCCCGCGGCCCGAAGCGGCAGCAGGAGCGTTCAGCAGTCCCGAAGTTCGGGCGACTGGTTGAGCAACTGGCCCCTCACCGAGGTGAATCGGGCCAAGCGCTCGTCGACCGAGGCGTCCAGCGGGAACACTGCGACGCGGTGGCAGTTCTGGAATGCCAGGCGCACCCCGAAGTGCCGCTGCAGCGCGCCGCGTATCGCATCACTCGCGAGCGCACGCAGCAGCTGACCACGTGCCTGCTCGTCCGGCGGCGGCGTCTGGTTGTCGGCGAACTGACCGCCGTCGACCTTCAGCTGGGCCACCAGAGAGCTGATCATCTCCCATGCGTAGGGCAGGGAAGTCCGGACGCAGTCGACGAAGTCGGCTTCGTCGACCTCGCCTCGCTCGGCCTGTTCCAACAGCGCCGGTGAGACGTCGAGCGACATGGGTTCTCCTCTCGCGACCCCGGCAGGTGGCCGGGGCCTTACGGGCAGGGAAGGAGGACGGCGACGCTGCGTACACAGACGGCGACCTCCTGCTTCCACGTTAAGGGCGCAGTCCGGGCCGCACCAGGAGATTGGGAACACAACCGGCCAATTACGAACGGTTGCAAAGAGGGGCAAGCCAGAAGCGGGTCCGTCAAGGGGCGTGCCTGCTGCCGGGTAGGGGAATCGCGTGGACCGCCCGCAGTCGAGTAGCGTTGCCGACCATGCGTCTCGTCATCGCCCGTTGCTCCGTCGACTACGCGGGCCGGCTCACCGCCCACCTGCCCTCCGCCCCCCGTCTGATCCTGGTGAAGGCGGACGGCAGCGTCTCGATCCACGCCGACGACCGGGCCTACAAACCCCTCAACTGGATGTCTCCGCCGTGCACCCTGAAGGAGGGCGCCGACGACAACGAAGGCGTCTGGACCGTGGTGAACAAAGCGGGCGAGAAACTGATCATCACGATGGAGGAAATCCTCCACGACTCGTCCCATGAGCTGGGTGTCGATCCAGGGCTCATCAAGGACGGTGTGGAAGCGCACCTCCAGGAACTTCTCGCCGACCGGATGGAAATCCTCGGCGAGGGCTTCACCCTGATCCGCCGCGAGTACCCGACCGCCATCGGTCCGGTCGACATCCTGTGCCGGGACGCGGACGGTGGGACCGTGGCCGTCGAGCTGAAGCGGCGGGGCGACATCGACGGTGTGGAGCAGCTGACCCGCTACCTGGAGCTGCTCAACCGGGACCCTCATCTGGCCCCCGTCAAGGGCGTGTTCGCGGCCCAGGAGATCAAGCCGCAGGCCCGCGTGCTGGCGACGGACCGCGGGATCGGGTGTCTGGTCCTCGACTACAACGCGATGCGGGGCATCGAGGACGACAAGCTGCGTCTGTTCTGAGCCGTGGTGGGGTCCTCGGACGCCGGGCGGGCTTGAAATCCTGACCGTCCGGCGATAGGGGTCCTGGCCG includes these proteins:
- a CDS encoding ABC transporter ATP-binding protein, with the translated sequence MIELDGLTKRFGNKVAVDHLSCQVRPGMVTGFLGPNGAGKSTTMRMMLDLDNPTSGSVRIDGKHYRELQEPLKHIGALLDAKSMHGGRSAYNNLLCLAQSNRIPTSRVSHVLDTVGLSAVANKKSKGFSLGMGQRLGIAAALLGDPEILMFDEPVNGLDPEGIHWIRNLMKALASEGRTIFVSSHLMSEMALTADHLIVIGQGRLLADTSMADFIHENSRSYVRMRSPEQERLRDALHAEGIVAVESGNGTLEIDGATTEKLGEFAARHGFVLHELSSQRASLEEAFMQMTAGSVEYHAHSDRDEEQPPPVGPHWGDQWNQQPGSVAPGDEAKGV
- a CDS encoding ABC transporter permease subunit; protein product: MASVPAVLNSEWTKIRTVSSTTWTLISAFAVTVAMGAALSALLNAQFDDLSDAERATFDPTFVGFSGMILGQLAMVVFGVLVVGTEYSSGMIRTSLAAVPQRGSFLFSKIAVAGLLALVVGLATSFVTFFLSQALLGDHRTEIGADNVLRAVFGGGLYMGLIAIFSMGVATMLRSSMLSLGILMPFFFLVSQILSAVPGAKSVARYFPDQAGSKIMQVVPDAMNSDPAPYGPWGGLGIMALWVVAAVAGGYLVLKHRDA
- a CDS encoding ABC transporter ATP-binding protein, whose protein sequence is MIEAVGLTKRYGAKTAVYNLSFQVRPGAVTGFLGPNGSGKSTTMRMMLGLDRPTAGHVTIGGHAFRSLPNAPRQVGALLDAKAVHGGRSARNHLLSLAQLAGIPSARVDEVLGVVGLQDVAKKRSKGFSLGMGQRLGIAAALLGDPQVLLFDEPVNGLDPEGILWVRNLMKQLASEGRTVFVSSHLMSEMAVTADHLIVIGRGQLLSDMSVTDFISANSADFARVRVPADAPEQREKLTASLTEAGGQVMSEPDGALRVTGLQLPRISDLAHSSDVRLWELSPHQASLEEAYMRMTQGAVDYRSTADAKVGLQQPPPGYGPQPGYGQQPGYGGYGQQPGHPQQPPVDVPQQGWYAPPPPGQNPYAAAPAPAPAPAPAPAPAAPADLTKSETSEDSR
- a CDS encoding ABC transporter permease subunit: MTTPATPPSPQAPQAPYQQPHQPPAQQNWQGGGPVGQYASPIPVRRPGLGDAIASEWTKIRSVRSTMWTLGVMIVLLLGIGLLSAFAVSASDADLGETPVLSLGFFGVLLGSICVITLGVLTIASEYGTGMIRTTLTACPSRARVLIAKSIVFFLLSFTITTVTTGIVGLLQTAMLDGGTPSGSDWLRATVGVGLYIATLGLLSLALGALIRHSAGAITIMIAVVLLPLVLAMFMFSETLADLQQALFEYSIPSQLSAFYGESMTSSGPTGWDPLWIILGVTAVAMAGAFASLDRRDV
- a CDS encoding ATP/GTP-binding protein — translated: MSPRRNRPRGGESPTGNAREAAERYGGGGDTESWQGEEWSVRPVSGASAMGKRYRCPGCDQEIPSGVPHLVAWPEFGGIDDRRHWHKACWNAKDRRTTRVQRSRNAPRY
- a CDS encoding LLM class flavin-dependent oxidoreductase; this encodes MRVGTFVLAAQFPGQGQGEALHRAVRSAEVAEDSGLDSVWLAEHHFVPYGVCPSAVTLAALLLGRTRRIRVGTAVSVLPSQHPVALGEQAALLHLTSSGRFTLGVGRGGPWVDLEVFGGGLDAYEKGFPESLELLLDWLGKPRVAGRGERYDFREVAVVPRADELLGDGPAGPEVIVACTSPKSVKLAAEKGLPMLLGMHCGDEEKADMVALWRSAAREAGQPADVVETVGHVSAGVAQIADRPADAVETLVKAMPGWLRQGLDAHVTVDGRHRVMRDPVAYTEFLCGLHPVGPPRLAADRLAATAERTGITRFALLVEGSGDLAATEENVQRLGTEVLPLLK
- a CDS encoding SCO5389 family protein; translated protein: MSLDVSPALLEQAERGEVDEADFVDCVRTSLPYAWEMISSLVAQLKVDGGQFADNQTPPPDEQARGQLLRALASDAIRGALQRHFGVRLAFQNCHRVAVFPLDASVDERLARFTSVRGQLLNQSPELRDC
- the nucS gene encoding endonuclease NucS encodes the protein MRLVIARCSVDYAGRLTAHLPSAPRLILVKADGSVSIHADDRAYKPLNWMSPPCTLKEGADDNEGVWTVVNKAGEKLIITMEEILHDSSHELGVDPGLIKDGVEAHLQELLADRMEILGEGFTLIRREYPTAIGPVDILCRDADGGTVAVELKRRGDIDGVEQLTRYLELLNRDPHLAPVKGVFAAQEIKPQARVLATDRGIGCLVLDYNAMRGIEDDKLRLF